Proteins from a single region of Scleropages formosus chromosome 22, fSclFor1.1, whole genome shotgun sequence:
- the ngfb gene encoding nerve growth factor: protein MRSSTLILLFLIGVQAAVNMTGEDQAQEGARPRKQPHGKITHPTPMDNRTPSSQTEPTPLDSIPTVDPELFRKRRRLSPRVLFSAHPPKSRPSTRARRNTDHPQNRGEYSVCDSSSDWVGNKTTATDLKGNDVEVLPYVNINNVVKKQYFFETICLSTTTGRSSCRGVDGRHWNSHCTNTHTFVRALTSFQNLVAWRYIRINVACVCVLSRKSWRH from the coding sequence ATGAGGTCGTCGACGCTGATCTTGCTCTTCCTGATCGGCGTCCAGGCTGCAGTGAATATGACGGGGGAGGATCAGGCCCAAGAAGGAGCCAGGCCCAGGAAACAGCCACATGGCAAGATCACTCACCCAACCCCAATGGACAACAGAACACCTTCTAGTCAGACAGAGCCCACCCCTCTGGACTCCATCCCAACTGTGGACCCCGAACTCTTCAGGAAGCGGCGTCGACTGTCACCCCGGGTGCTCTTCAGTGCCCATCCTCCTAAGTCAAGGCCCAGCACCAGGGCTCGACGCAACACGGACCATCCCCAGAACCGGGGTGAATactctgtgtgtgacagcagcagcgACTGGGTAGGCAACAAAACAACAGCCACGGACCTGAAGGGCAATGACGTGGAGGTGCTGCCCTATGTTAACATCAACAATGTCGTCAAGAAGCAGTACTTCTTTGAGACCATTTGCCTCAGCACCACGACTGGACGCTCGAGCTGCCGGGGAGTGGACGGCCGCCACTGGAACTCCCACTGTACCAACACGCACACTTTTGTCCGAGCACTCACCTCCTTCCAGAACCTAGTGGCCTGGAGATACATCCGCATCAACGTGGCCTGCGTTTGCGTGCTTAGCCGCAAGTCCTGGAGGCACTGA